agtcTGGCTGAAGGGCAGGcctttgaactggaccagttcgatgttgaaccggctcaaggtcgagctggttcacacatccctaatcatctTATTCTTAGAGCTGGTGCCCCAATACTCTGAGACAGCTGCTTGACCTTGCCTCGCGAAAGGGTCATCCCTGCTGGCCCCACACTGCAAGACAGTCAGTATGTCCTCCAGAATCACTACTCTGCCCCAgaatgtctctccctccctcgatCTCACAGCTcagcattaagaacataagaacagccctgctggatcaggcccaaggcagcccatctagtccagcatcctgttttgcacaatagcccaccagatgctgctggaagccacaggcaggagttgagggcatgccctccctcctgctgtgactcccctgcaactggtactcagaggcatcctgagcaTTACATGGGCAAGCCCTGCTGCCAGTCACGGAAGCATCTGTTCTCACAGTTACagctcttccctcttcacacaaaggCGGCTGTAACCATGAGAACCAAGATCGAGGGGGTGAGTAATGTTATTACAGTGGGGGggcacttcttgctggctttGATGCTGTAACCATTAACAGGGCTTTTTTTCTTCCCATGTCTTAATAGGACTCTGGTCTTCTCTTCCCCAGGATAAAAATACCCAGATCATTCAACCACTTCCCATTggacagttccaagttccctccctggtggcatctcaaGGGAAGGCTGAGAGAGCCTTCTAAGGACTGAAGAGTAGTCAGTCCTCCTAGGAGGGGGCTTCCTAGAGTCCTCCTCCCTTGGTGAAAGCTTTGACTCCTCCTGCCAAAGAGATTTCCCCTGAAACATGAAGACCTTTTATGAACTTGACTATTCTGTCCATTTTTCTTTTcgcacaggaaaaaggaaacaccGGAATATCAAGGACAATGACTACTCCATGGAATGCGTCTTCAAGGTGCTCCCAAGTCACACCAACGCCCGCATCTTCTAGCCTCTTTTTGTACAGCAGTCCATCATCTCTTACTACATCGTATTCACAGGTTAGAATGTATGTTTCCGGGAGTTGGCTAATGATGTCATCTTCAGCTAAAAGTGGGGAAAAGGTGGTGTCAAAAAACTCATTGGATTGTTCTAAGACTTTGGGGCGGAAAGGAGTTGGTGGTGCAGGCTTATATCCTCTGCTTTTGAATCTTTTTGGGATATGGTCTGGATTTATCCAGGTCTTCCACTTGATTCTCATGTCCTCAGGAACATGGGAGCCTTTCATAGCTGCCTGTACTGAGTATTTTCTTCGATACTTCAACCCAATTTCCAGTAACATACGTTTGGATATTACGGGATTAAAAGCATTttgctgatatgatggtaaattAAAATCTACCGCCTGCAGAAAAGGGTGCAGCAAGATCTGGGCCCGCACTTTGGGGAGGTCAGTTCTCTTGACCAGCTCTTGGCAGACGGCAGCGACAAGTGTAGCCCCTGAACTATCTCCGCTAATTACGATACAGTCAGGATCCACCCCGTATTCCTTTGCATTTTTCAAAAGGTGAATGGTAGCCTTCAGGCAGTCTTCAAACTGTGCAGGATAAGGGTGCTCAGGAGCTAGACGGTACCTGGACCAACACAAACACGCATCATGCCTCATTTGCTCCTAGAATCACCGGCTTGACACTTGACACTGCAGCACTTGTACAAACAAACCCATCACATTAGTGCAAGGCTGTGGTGCTAGCCAAGAATCCCAGCCCCAATGAGAGTCACCTTGATCCCACAGACCCAGAGCAGCCAAattatgagctctttggggacagggagcaatcttaCATCTTTGTCTATggggttttggggtttgtttgtttttgctggaaagtggtgtgtgtgtgtatacacacaacaccaccaccaacagCAACAACGGGTGACATAGGGTGCAATGCTATATATCTATGGTGGGACAAtcagacaatcaatcaatcaattaatcaatcaatctttattactcTCTGCGACCAGCATAATGTATAGGGGTGATTATTGGTAAGAGTAAGATTAGATAAAAGAAATGATAAAAGAAATGCCTgcatataaaataatacatataaaAATTCTAAAAATACTAAGTCAGTGTTAAAATGTAAGAGTGATTATGTGTTAAAAGTGAGATTAAATAAAAAGGATAACATatagaaattaaaaattaaaattaagaacataaggactaatcatactaaaaggactaaaaagaGTATGCATGAGGGTCTCAATGCCTGAGAGACAGTAGAagtaaaaggcataaaagaaggCATAAAATTGTAATAAGGTTAAAAGGTAGCCGAAAGatataaaatcctgagtaataaGACTGGTGATCCGCCTAATTGAGGGTGTAACAAGCAGTAGAAAGGGAAGGCACGTGAGCAATtacagggcctgcccagagtcacaaagagtcagattaaggctgataggactcactgcccgtCATCCACTGATGAATGCTGATCGtagccgcacagtacctggcaatgctctatgtaatggcaggcttagagtcagagagtagcaaggagctgtagaattggttcggatgacctggatacttgcttagccatggaaggatgagggaggcataATTGTCTCCATAGAACAAACAGTACAGGAGGACATactcagtagtttcgatctgccctgagccacaggggtatagttgctctgcaaatggggtccctCTAGCACTGCCAAGGGGAAGCTatggcagcgagccaaagtgaatgcccttctgtggttagggacctccagttgggtgaggtatgttGCTGGAGggggctaaccctaaccctaaccctaaccctaaccctaaccctaaccctaaccctaaccctaaccccaagcCTGTCAGTGATGTAAAATTTTGGAACACTGCTGAGATCATTCTGGCACTCAGAGTCTACAATGCGCtgtttgatggttgcttttgcctgatcatagtccatgttgagcaaggtcaggcccatttgggggcacatgcacaaatggaaaTGTGCAACAGTGCAGCAAGGATCAGCACCTGTCATGCCACTCAGGGACTGCTTTTCctatgaagcaagagatgcgttgcattggagcgccacccactggagtctgggaaggtgccgatgaaacttgaagaaaagcaacaggcttttctgtctctttctcttctgcagccaagtggattccgaagtggattgcaatgcaaagacagacagactcacagaagtgggggtgggtggagtggcttccctttgttctcccagctgccccctctgcgctctggctcagtctgagtcaacaagttaTCAAGTCAAAACAGTTTCAAGTTATCAAGTCAAAACAGTATCaagttttgcaaagggactctcaaacaaacttgaccagagccacgtagaaagaggctctcctcctccccttgcttgctctgggctaggagaaaggagacatggggagcgagcaagaccacaggcacagtctcatttcaaagaggaagcatcctttatcgttcctatttcaaaaacagtaagcaaaaatggaggggtgcttaTGGGGGATGTATGTTTTGTGAAATAgggagataccaggcatggaatcactctgtgtctgtgattctggggatggcagagtattgaatgcaaaacatgcagtgcctgtagaatccagggcaaaaatgcaaaaatgcagtatgttttagttgcttaatgcagtataatgttcaatttaattttcagtatgattattttgagttaattgagtagaatttacaggcataggtagggactattttttaaagggtgaaaataaggagcaaggactacttgagtgttttgcctgcttaatcatgaatgtatccacaaaattgagattaattggcacaaagaaaaaagcctgtgtgtgatcttgtgtaagtttcaatgatgagatagaggggagtaagaaggattttgtgagtGGTTGTTCATTCTAGCCAGTGAATTGCtatgaaatgaataccttacttatatgttacaccttagtttaaagaatatacacacagatatctctctctctcacacacacatactcctcattcagttctgaacatgtaaaggtaaagtgtgctattgagttggtgtctactcctggtgaccacagagccgtgtggttgtcttaggtagaatacaggaggggtttaccattgccatatcccgtgcagtatgagatgatgcctttcagcatcttccatgtagcatgtgtataaatgtggtttagtggttagagtgctggagagtgacttgggagacctgagttcaaatccccattcagccatgaaactagctgggtgactctgggccagtcacttctctctcagcctaacctacttcacaaggttgttgtgaaagagaaatttaagtatgtagtacactgctctgggctctttggaggaagagctgcatataaatgtaataacaatctgtaagggacagaggagccatgtgatttcataaccccatgagaaatgagcctgttcttctatatgccataaataatatagcttgagaggcagatacttatctcttctcagctatcctggagaccttacttcttgtaaagtcagagccagaggtgaggggctggaggtgagatataatgtttttgtgtgccacactgtgcatggcgcattatttgcatgtaggaacataggaagataggaagctgccatatactgagtcagaccattgatctatctagctcagtattgtcttcacagactggaagcagcttctccaaggttgcaggcaggaatctctctcagccctatctttggagaagccagagagggaacttgaaaccttctgcttttcccagagcagcttcatcccctgaggagaatctcttccagtgctcacacatcaagtgtcccattcatatgcaaccagggcggagctcgcttagctaaggggacaaatcatactTGCCagcacaggaccagctctccgaAGTCTCCTTCAGaagaatctgtaactgacatttccatcagtttcccctaattgtcctttcaagtggcaatcacagaagctgatgacaaaggtgtgctatccctttaaatgccacaggccttggacggttctacaggtgaaactcggaaaatcagaatatcgtgcaaaagtccattaatttcagtaatgcaaattaaaaggtgaaatagatatatgagacagatgcattacatgcaaagcgagataagtcaagccttaatttgttataattgtgatgatcatgccgtacagctcatgaaaaccccaaatccacaatcccagaaaattagaatattctAATCCTCCCTGGAAGTTTTCATAGAAAGGCTGGTGATATTAGGTGATATTATATATGATATTAGGCATCATATCCTAATTAAGCCTGAAATAAGTAATGAAGCAAACCGTGCTCACTAACAGAACAGACACAACAAATGAGGCACTTTCTCTGGCAAGATAGCGGCAGACCCTTTCGTAGGTATCTGGGGAGTGAAAACAGACCGGAGTCAGTATGCTGGCCATCATCAGAGGATTCCTCTCCATATCACTCAACATGAATGCTACATTCAGaaagtggaacagcctgcctctcACGGTGGTGTGCTCATCCTCCCTGTTtccaatttcctgcactgaggaggaggacagactagGAGGCCCTGCAACTCCCTTCCACCTATAAGTCTAAAGGGATGCAGATGAGTCATACTGCTTCCAGGGCCAGAGACTGCATTTTAAGAACACTCATTCACTGGTgtgagttcagaggaaggcaaccaagatggtgagggATCTGAAAACCAAGTCCTAGGAGGAACTGTtaaatgtttagcctggagagaaGATGATGAAGGGGAGGGAtgagagccatcttcaaatagCTGGAGGACTTTCACAGAGAagaaggagtggacttgttccctgttgctcctgagggaagGATAGAATCATTGGGATTTAGGCTAGACCGGAGAATATCCTTAATGTGGAGCTGTTTGACACTGCAACCATCTCCTCAGGCAATGTTGTACTCTCCTTCCCTAGAGATTTCCAAATCCTTGACAGACATCTCAACGGTGtagtagtttgtgaagatgtcatccaccctgatccaagatggtggatgtgtaaaccttttaggcgcaagtgggctaacttgtgaaccgcctaaccaatttgaacctaatttgctacagctttagggacacatgggtatgcccaaatggcatggtgtgtgatgatgtcatccattccaattcaagatggtggccgtgtgaacatctgaggtgcatgcaagctaatttgtggactgtcttaactgatttaaaccaaattgggtacagcagggacacttcagtgacatgcagggacacttcagtgacatagtttgtgattatgtcatccacaccaattcaagatggaggacacaaaCTTTTGAAGAGCAAGTGGGACAAACATTTTATTTGACCCTAGGTCAACATTCTTTGACCTTCTATTTTACCAGAAATGTATTGGGAGCCATTATGCTTCTTTTAGtgtaggaataatatggtctctctgagttgacccattgccccaatgGCTACTGTATTCTGTATCAGCTGCAGATTCCagtctatgtacaaaggcagccccacacagagcgtgttgcagtagtcaagtctggagg
The genomic region above belongs to Hemicordylus capensis ecotype Gifberg chromosome 16, rHemCap1.1.pri, whole genome shotgun sequence and contains:
- the LOC128338622 gene encoding arylacetamide deacetylase-like 4; this translates as MNGLPIFKQDPRLHIKKLQFDGVPVKQYQPREDHTKHQRGILFFHGGIGIWCSTGKDRNTYERVCRYLARESASFVVSVLYRLAPEHPYPAQFEDCLKATIHLLKNAKEYGVDPDCIVISGDSSGATLVAAVCQELVKRTDLPKVRAQILLHPFLQAVDFNLPSYQQNAFNPVISKRMLLEIGLKYRRKYSVQAAMKGSHVPEDMRIKWKTWINPDHIPKRFKSRGYKPAPPTPFRPKVLEQSNEFFDTTFSPLLAEDDIISQLPETYILTCEYDVVRDDGLLYKKRLEDAGVGVTWEHLEDAFHGVVIVLDIPVFPFSCAKRKMDRIVKFIKGLHVSGEISLAGGVKAFTKGGGL